A window of the Emys orbicularis isolate rEmyOrb1 chromosome 1, rEmyOrb1.hap1, whole genome shotgun sequence genome harbors these coding sequences:
- the PVALB gene encoding parvalbumin alpha, with the protein MAMTDLLSAEEIKAAVGAFSAAESFCHKKFFEMVGLKKKSQEDVKKVFHILDKDRSGFIEEDELKFVLKGFTPNGRDLSDKETKTLLAAGDKDGDGKIGIDEFITLVAES; encoded by the exons ATGGCGATGACGGACCTGCTCAGCGCGGAGGAGATCAAGGCGGCTGTGGGAGCCTTTTCGG CTGCCGAATCCTTCTGCCACAAGAAGTTCTTTGAAATGGTGGGACTGAAAAAGAAGAGCCAGGAAGATGTAAAGAAGGTTTTCCACATTCTTGATAAAGATCGAAGTGGCTTCATTGAGGAGGACGAGTTGAA ATTTGTACTGAAGGGCTTCACCCCTAATGGCAGAGACCTATCTGATAAAGAAACCAAGACACTCCTGGCTGCTGGAGATAAGGATGGCGATGGCAAAATCGGCATTGATG aattCATAACTTTGGTGGCTGAATCATAA